From a single Paraburkholderia sp. D15 genomic region:
- a CDS encoding TraB/GumN family protein, protein MPDGVAARRLTRRSRDGGRRAAFSRRRIARALTGAALYGLLIAVGSSLPVGVTPIRLAQAAGAAATAPGQAGRPTAPLPSMPAPPRATLPGFNPPPAAPGTTASGPVRQQPARMPFYVATRGTTTIYVLGTLHVGDPADYPAKQPFRPPIMGALAASPTLALELSPDELLVSQDDVSKYGVCRRDCLPGLLPEPLWRKLAFRLRGNPAALDAIKKMRPWLASLVVETYDSLSAGLQTEYGTEAQLQNVYIRTRGKIVGLETLPQQMRAFTGLSLAQQREMLAQDLVQTPAENVEDVRTLHRLWRVGDADAIAAWQAAKSEKLARDRRVSNSIDNRIVYERNRRFVSRMLLIAAPNKPVFVAIGALHLGGPKGVLQLLRQHGFVVDAY, encoded by the coding sequence ATGCCTGATGGGGTGGCGGCGCGTCGTCTTACGCGCCGCTCGCGTGATGGCGGCCGCCGTGCCGCTTTCTCGCGGCGCCGGATCGCGCGTGCGCTGACCGGCGCCGCGCTGTACGGCTTGCTGATCGCTGTCGGGTCGAGTCTGCCGGTCGGCGTGACGCCGATCCGTCTCGCGCAGGCCGCTGGCGCCGCGGCGACCGCGCCCGGCCAGGCGGGGCGTCCCACCGCGCCGTTGCCCAGCATGCCGGCGCCGCCGCGCGCCACCCTGCCGGGCTTCAATCCACCGCCCGCCGCGCCGGGCACCACGGCAAGCGGCCCGGTGCGTCAGCAACCGGCACGCATGCCGTTCTATGTCGCGACACGCGGCACCACCACGATTTACGTGCTCGGCACGCTGCACGTCGGCGATCCCGCCGACTATCCGGCGAAGCAGCCGTTTCGCCCGCCGATCATGGGCGCGCTGGCCGCGTCGCCGACGCTGGCCCTCGAACTTTCCCCCGACGAACTGCTGGTCTCGCAGGACGACGTGTCGAAGTACGGCGTCTGCCGGCGCGACTGTCTGCCTGGCCTGCTGCCCGAACCGCTGTGGCGCAAGCTCGCGTTCCGTCTGCGCGGCAATCCCGCCGCGCTGGATGCGATCAAGAAGATGCGGCCGTGGCTCGCCTCGCTGGTGGTCGAAACCTACGATTCGCTGAGCGCCGGCCTGCAGACCGAATACGGCACCGAAGCGCAACTGCAGAACGTCTATATCCGCACGCGCGGCAAGATCGTCGGACTCGAAACCTTGCCGCAACAGATGCGCGCGTTCACCGGTCTGTCGCTTGCGCAGCAGCGCGAGATGCTGGCGCAGGATCTGGTTCAGACGCCCGCGGAAAACGTCGAGGACGTGCGCACGTTGCATCGCTTGTGGCGGGTCGGCGATGCCGACGCGATCGCCGCATGGCAGGCGGCCAAATCCGAAAAACTCGCGCGCGACCGGCGCGTCTCCAATTCGATCGACAACCGCATCGTCTACGAACGGAACCGGCGTTTCGTGTCGCGCATGCTGCTGATCGCCGCGCCGAACAAGCCGGTGTTCGTCGCGATCGGCGCGCTGCATCTGGGCGGCCCGAAAGGGGTGCTGCAACTGCTGCGGCAGCACGGTTTCGTCGTCGACGCGTATTAA
- a CDS encoding BrnA antitoxin family protein, producing MKKKSATDWKRLAAASDEQIDTSEMPELAADFFERAELHLPPKQTVTMRIDADVLSWFKEQGHGYQTRINKLLRAYMVAQQQQQRRT from the coding sequence ATGAAAAAAAAATCGGCAACAGACTGGAAGCGGCTGGCAGCGGCAAGCGACGAGCAGATCGACACGAGCGAAATGCCCGAACTCGCCGCCGACTTTTTCGAACGCGCCGAGTTGCATCTGCCGCCCAAGCAGACGGTGACCATGCGGATCGACGCGGACGTGCTGAGCTGGTTCAAGGAGCAGGGCCATGGCTACCAGACGCGTATCAACAAGCTGCTGCGCGCTTATATGGTGGCGCAGCAGCAACAGCAACGGCGCACGTGA
- a CDS encoding tetratricopeptide repeat protein, which yields MQHPSQVHHVHSVAASSSDAATLLDIALAAHRSGQSELAASLYRDVLALDPVNAHALHYYGVLHYQHGGYEGAARLMSAALERDASDAACWNNRGLVAAALGHPDQALVCYREALQRQPDYADAHNNLGVALQAQGAIDEAIEHYRVALALNAAMADAHLNLGTAFAKLARFDDALACYRDVLSLDPQSAQAHFNAGNAYLALGHHEAATVSFEQALALNAHYAEAHVNLGSLIGKRGDYAGAESHYRQAVALKPTPTHLVCLGGSLGAQGRLAEEEVFYRRALALDPNYADAHQNLAWLLLKRGDYRQGWAEFAQRWRRADYDALAISGVAEWRGEPLDGRSLLVVGEQGFGDHFQFLRFASVLARLGATVDLCVREPLLPLVERIPGVRRAFSGKPDTLYDFWVPMMSVPSCLGTELATIPADIPYLFAKPGMIDAWRERTGFVQPTKRKVGFVWAGSPTFGNDRYRSIALTELSPLGALNDVAWYALQKGPAHAQLADAPPAFRAHDFTAELESFDDTAALIMNLDLVISVDTGIAHLAGALGLPVWLLLPANADWRWLETRNDSPWYPRMRLFRQHTLGDWKPVVEHVLAALRDDAR from the coding sequence ATGCAACATCCGTCTCAGGTCCACCACGTGCATAGCGTGGCGGCATCTTCCTCCGACGCCGCCACGCTGCTCGATATCGCACTGGCCGCGCATCGCTCAGGTCAAAGCGAACTGGCCGCCTCGCTGTATCGCGACGTACTCGCGCTCGACCCCGTCAATGCGCACGCGCTTCACTACTACGGCGTGCTGCACTATCAACATGGTGGGTACGAAGGAGCGGCCCGCCTGATGAGCGCTGCGCTCGAACGCGACGCCAGCGACGCCGCCTGCTGGAACAATCGTGGCCTCGTGGCCGCCGCGCTCGGCCATCCCGACCAGGCGCTAGTGTGCTATCGCGAAGCGCTGCAACGTCAGCCGGATTACGCCGATGCGCACAACAACCTCGGCGTCGCCTTGCAGGCGCAAGGCGCGATCGATGAAGCCATCGAGCACTATCGCGTGGCATTGGCACTGAATGCCGCGATGGCCGACGCGCATCTGAATCTCGGCACGGCATTCGCGAAGCTCGCGCGTTTCGACGACGCTTTAGCGTGCTACCGCGACGTGCTCTCGCTCGACCCGCAATCGGCGCAAGCACATTTCAATGCGGGCAATGCCTACCTTGCCTTGGGCCATCACGAAGCGGCAACCGTGAGCTTCGAGCAAGCGTTGGCGCTGAATGCGCATTACGCGGAAGCGCACGTCAATCTCGGCAGCCTGATCGGCAAACGCGGCGACTACGCGGGCGCCGAGTCGCACTACCGTCAGGCAGTCGCGCTCAAGCCGACGCCCACTCACCTCGTCTGTCTCGGCGGTTCGCTCGGCGCGCAGGGCCGTCTCGCCGAAGAGGAAGTTTTCTACCGCCGCGCGCTGGCGCTCGACCCGAACTACGCGGACGCACATCAGAACCTCGCATGGCTGCTGCTCAAGCGTGGCGACTACCGGCAAGGCTGGGCGGAATTCGCACAACGCTGGCGCCGCGCCGATTACGACGCGCTCGCGATTTCCGGCGTCGCCGAATGGCGCGGCGAACCGCTCGATGGACGCAGCCTGCTGGTGGTTGGCGAACAGGGTTTCGGCGATCACTTCCAGTTTCTGCGTTTCGCATCCGTCCTTGCACGACTCGGCGCGACGGTTGATCTGTGCGTACGCGAACCGCTACTGCCTTTGGTGGAGCGCATCCCGGGCGTGCGTCGCGCGTTCAGCGGCAAACCCGATACCCTCTACGACTTCTGGGTGCCGATGATGAGCGTCCCGTCCTGTCTCGGCACGGAGCTGGCCACCATTCCGGCAGACATACCGTATCTGTTCGCGAAGCCAGGCATGATCGACGCGTGGCGCGAACGCACTGGTTTCGTTCAACCGACAAAACGCAAGGTCGGTTTCGTCTGGGCCGGCAGTCCGACGTTCGGCAACGACCGCTATCGCTCGATCGCGCTGACCGAATTGAGCCCGCTAGGCGCACTGAACGATGTGGCGTGGTATGCGCTGCAAAAAGGTCCCGCGCATGCACAGTTGGCTGACGCACCGCCCGCTTTCCGCGCACATGACTTCACTGCGGAACTGGAGAGTTTCGACGACACGGCTGCCCTGATCATGAATCTCGATCTGGTGATCTCGGTCGACACCGGCATTGCGCATCTGGCGGGCGCACTCGGCCTTCCAGTTTGGCTACTGCTACCGGCTAACGCCGACTGGCGCTGGCTGGAAACGCGCAACGACTCGCCGTGGTATCCGCGCATGAGGCTTTTTCGGCAGCACACGCTGGGCGACTGGAAACCAGTTGTCGAGCACGTGCTCGCTGCGTTGCGCGACGACGCTCGATAG
- a CDS encoding peptide ABC transporter ATP-binding protein, whose protein sequence is MNAVLETRRQSDHAGDHVLVADQLARYYQVKRGMFATGTVKALNGVSFALERGKTLAVVGESGCGKSTLARQLTMIEAPSAGRLMIDGEDVAGADHAKIAALRRRVQMVFQNPFASLNPRKTVEQTLGEPLAINTQLSATERAERIAQMMRTVGLRPEHAKRYPHMFSGGQRQRVAIARAMILDPQIVVADEPVSALDVSIQAQILNLFMDLQDQFKTSYVFISHNLSVVEHIADDVMVMYFGGVAELGDKQRIFSKPRHPYTRALMSATPSIFEADRTIKIKLQGEMPSPLNPPSGCTFHQRCPYVIERCRSEEPKLREVDGRQVSCHRAEEVGDVDA, encoded by the coding sequence ATGAACGCAGTACTCGAAACGCGGCGCCAGTCGGACCATGCGGGCGATCACGTGCTGGTCGCCGACCAGCTCGCGCGTTACTACCAGGTGAAGCGCGGCATGTTCGCCACGGGCACGGTGAAGGCGTTGAACGGCGTGTCGTTCGCGCTCGAACGCGGCAAGACGTTGGCCGTGGTCGGCGAATCCGGTTGCGGCAAATCGACGCTGGCGCGTCAGCTCACCATGATCGAGGCGCCCAGCGCGGGCCGCCTGATGATCGACGGCGAAGATGTGGCCGGCGCCGATCACGCGAAAATCGCGGCGCTGCGGCGGCGCGTGCAGATGGTGTTCCAGAACCCGTTTGCGTCGCTGAATCCGCGCAAGACCGTCGAGCAGACGCTTGGCGAACCGCTCGCGATCAATACGCAACTCAGCGCGACCGAACGCGCCGAACGCATCGCGCAGATGATGCGCACCGTCGGCCTGCGTCCGGAACACGCGAAGCGTTATCCGCACATGTTCTCCGGCGGCCAGCGTCAACGTGTGGCGATTGCCCGCGCGATGATTCTGGACCCGCAGATCGTGGTGGCCGACGAACCCGTGTCCGCGCTCGACGTGTCGATCCAGGCGCAGATCCTGAACCTGTTCATGGATCTGCAGGACCAGTTCAAGACGAGCTACGTGTTCATCTCGCATAACCTGTCGGTGGTCGAACACATCGCCGACGACGTGATGGTGATGTACTTCGGCGGTGTCGCGGAACTGGGCGACAAGCAGCGGATTTTCTCGAAGCCGCGGCATCCGTACACGCGCGCGTTGATGTCGGCCACGCCGTCCATCTTCGAGGCGGATCGCACGATCAAGATCAAGCTGCAAGGCGAAATGCCTTCGCCGCTGAATCCGCCGTCGGGCTGCACGTTTCATCAGCGCTGCCCGTACGTGATCGAGCGGTGTCGCAGCGAGGAACCGAAGCTGCGCGAAGTGGATGGCCGTCAGGTGTCGTGTCACCGCGCCGAGGAGGTGGGGGACGTGGATGCCTGA
- a CDS encoding BrnT family toxin has product MLFEWDEAKNQINIRKHGIDFADAIDVFNHPVLTALDEREDYGEERWVALGWIEASMGVVVYVERSEDVLRIISARKATRRETRQYKERVWH; this is encoded by the coding sequence GTGCTATTTGAATGGGACGAAGCAAAAAATCAGATCAACATCCGTAAGCACGGCATCGATTTCGCCGACGCGATCGACGTCTTCAATCACCCCGTACTCACCGCGCTGGACGAGCGCGAAGACTACGGCGAGGAACGTTGGGTCGCGCTGGGCTGGATAGAGGCTTCAATGGGCGTGGTGGTGTATGTGGAGCGCAGCGAAGATGTGTTGCGGATCATTTCGGCGCGCAAGGCAACGCGTCGCGAAACCCGGCAATACAAGGAACGGGTCTGGCATTGA
- a CDS encoding DUF969 domain-containing protein gives MQTTVSLWPLIGVAVIVVGFLLRFNPMLIVAVATIVTGLAAHFPPEKILAEIGTGFIKTRNIPLIIFLPLAVIGLLERHGLRERAQAWIGGIKAATAGRLLIVYLLIRELTAAVGLTGLGGHPQMVRPLIAPMAEGATETRFGKLSDAVRYKLRAFSAATDNVGLFFGEDIFVAFGAIVLMTTFLKEAGIVVEPIHVAVWGIPTAICAFLVHGFRLYLLDRRLERELRGNAVAGNATVAPTQSAAGDKA, from the coding sequence ATGCAGACAACCGTCAGTCTATGGCCGCTCATTGGCGTGGCCGTCATCGTCGTAGGCTTTTTATTACGGTTCAATCCGATGCTGATCGTGGCGGTCGCCACCATCGTCACGGGTTTGGCCGCGCACTTTCCGCCCGAGAAAATCCTCGCCGAAATCGGCACGGGCTTCATCAAGACCCGCAACATCCCGTTGATCATTTTCCTGCCGCTCGCGGTGATCGGCCTGCTCGAACGGCATGGTCTGCGTGAACGGGCGCAGGCGTGGATCGGCGGCATCAAGGCGGCCACCGCCGGACGTCTGCTGATCGTCTATCTGCTGATTCGCGAATTGACCGCGGCTGTCGGGCTGACCGGACTCGGTGGTCATCCGCAGATGGTGCGTCCGCTGATCGCGCCGATGGCCGAAGGCGCCACCGAAACCCGCTTCGGCAAACTCAGCGACGCGGTGCGCTACAAACTGCGCGCGTTCTCCGCCGCGACGGACAACGTCGGTCTGTTCTTCGGCGAGGACATCTTCGTCGCATTCGGCGCGATCGTGCTGATGACCACGTTCCTGAAGGAAGCCGGGATCGTCGTCGAACCGATTCACGTCGCGGTGTGGGGCATTCCGACCGCGATCTGCGCATTCCTCGTTCACGGCTTCCGCCTGTATCTGCTCGACCGCAGACTCGAACGCGAATTGCGCGGCAACGCCGTGGCCGGCAACGCAACCGTGGCGCCGACGCAATCGGCCGCAGGAGACAAAGCATGA
- a CDS encoding DUF979 domain-containing protein: protein MTLTITYLFWLLGVVLLVIGGMIVSDREHPRRFTAGGFWILYALIFLIGDKLPPAVVGVAVIVMALIAGFGGVTAGKPKTLSPEARKASAARLGNKLFVPALTIPVVTVVVTLSASHLVFGGLPLIEKANVTLIGFGIGCVIALAIACVMTRDTVGQSMKEARRLVDALSWAAVLPQMLGMLGLVFSDAGVGKAVAHVTTAYISLDYRFIAVAVYCIGMALFTMVMGNGFAAFPVMTGGVGVPILVGVFHGNPAVMVAIGMFSGYCGTLMTPMAANFNMVPAALLELPDKNAVIKVQIPTALTLLVVNIFLLNFLMFL from the coding sequence ATGACGCTCACGATTACCTATCTGTTCTGGCTGCTGGGCGTCGTGCTGCTCGTGATCGGCGGCATGATCGTCTCGGACAGGGAGCATCCGCGCCGCTTCACCGCCGGCGGATTCTGGATTCTCTACGCGCTGATCTTCCTGATCGGCGACAAGTTGCCGCCCGCCGTGGTCGGCGTCGCGGTGATCGTGATGGCGTTGATCGCGGGCTTTGGCGGTGTGACCGCGGGCAAGCCGAAGACGCTTTCGCCGGAAGCGCGCAAGGCCAGCGCCGCGCGCCTGGGCAACAAGCTGTTCGTACCCGCGTTGACCATTCCGGTCGTCACCGTGGTCGTCACGCTGTCGGCGAGCCATCTGGTATTCGGCGGCTTGCCGCTGATCGAGAAGGCGAATGTCACGCTGATCGGCTTCGGTATCGGCTGCGTGATCGCGCTCGCGATTGCCTGCGTGATGACGCGCGACACCGTCGGCCAGTCGATGAAGGAGGCGCGCCGCCTGGTCGACGCGTTGTCGTGGGCCGCCGTGTTGCCGCAGATGCTCGGCATGCTCGGCCTCGTGTTCTCGGACGCCGGCGTCGGCAAGGCGGTCGCGCACGTGACGACGGCATACATCAGCCTCGACTACCGCTTCATCGCGGTGGCCGTGTACTGCATCGGCATGGCGCTGTTCACCATGGTGATGGGCAACGGCTTCGCCGCGTTTCCGGTGATGACCGGCGGCGTCGGCGTGCCGATTCTGGTTGGCGTGTTCCACGGCAACCCGGCGGTGATGGTCGCGATCGGCATGTTCTCCGGGTACTGCGGCACCCTGATGACGCCCATGGCGGCGAACTTCAACATGGTGCCCGCCGCGCTGCTCGAATTGCCGGACAAGAATGCGGTGATCAAGGTGCAGATTCCGACCGCGCTCACCTTGCTCGTCGTGAATATTTTCCTGCTGAACTTTCTGATGTTTTTGTAG